DNA sequence from the Clostridia bacterium genome:
TCGAACGCCTGGGTTACTGTCCACCAGGATGGTTCTGTTCACCTCGCCTCTGGCTGTATAGAAATGGGGCAGGGCGCAAAGACGACGCTCGCTCAAATGGTGGCAGATGTTATGGGTGTCCCGGTGGAAAGGGTCGGGGTGACGTTGGGAGACACCGAAGCCACCCCTTACGACGTTGGCGTGCATGCTAGCCGGGCTGCCTACGCAGGGGGCATGGCAGTTGTTAAGGCGGCACAGGAGGCCAGGAACAAGGTTTTGGATTACGCTGCAAAGGTCTTGGAGGCAGCGCCGGAGAACCTGGATATCGAAGACGGGATTGTATACGTGCGCAATGAGCCATCCAGGCAAATGACCCTTGATAAAATTGCCGAACACGCCCACCTTATGGGAGGAATCACCTTTACGGGCGTAGGCAATGCCGGTCATTCGCAGGCTCCGCCCTGGGAAGCGCATTTTGCCGAGGTGGAGGTGGACGTGGATACGGGGCAGGTCAGCGTGGTCAAAATGGTGGCCGCACACGATGTGGGAAGAGCGATAAACCCACAGATTGTTGAAGGACAATTGGAGGGCGGTTTGGCGCAGGGCATAGGCTACGCGCTAGCCGAGGAGATAAAATACGATCAATCTGGTAGGCAGATCAACAAGAGCTTCCACGAGTACATGTTGCCCACTGCTCTGGATGTCCCGGAGATGGAAGTTATCCTTGTGGAAACAAACGACCCCACGCATCCCCTCGGAATTAAGGGGG
Encoded proteins:
- a CDS encoding molybdopterin-dependent oxidoreductase → SNAWVTVHQDGSVHLASGCIEMGQGAKTTLAQMVADVMGVPVERVGVTLGDTEATPYDVGVHASRAAYAGGMAVVKAAQEARNKVLDYAAKVLEAAPENLDIEDGIVYVRNEPSRQMTLDKIAEHAHLMGGITFTGVGNAGHSQAPPWEAHFAEVEVDVDTGQVSVVKMVAAHDVGRAINPQIVEGQLEGGLAQGIGYALAEEIKYDQSGRQINKSFHEYMLPTALDVPEMEVILVETNDPTHPLGIKGVGETALVPSAPAVANAVSDAIGCRFFELPITMEKVYAALAKEREKNC